DNA from Gottschalkia purinilytica:
ATATTACATAGTAAATTATATACGAGCTAACAGTTGTTTCAAAGTAAAATTTGATAGAATTAAAGTATGTATAGTTACAATATTAAATAATCAACATTTCTTATTTAAAGATTATATTAAAAAATTAAAAGGTGTCGACTTTGCCGACACCTTAAGAAACTATTTAGTATAAAAATCCATTATAAATTTATTTAAGTCCTTCTATTTGAGGCCCATGATTTTTTAATTCACTTACTGGAACTTTTATTACTTCATTACTATCAAGCATTTTAACTTCAGCTTCACCACTACGGCTATCTAAACTTTCAAGCCATACTTCTTTATTTTTATATGTTACTTTTATATTTTGATTTCCATTAAGGATACTATCTGCTCTATAAAGAAACATAAATTTTCCTCCTTTCATTATATCCTATACTTATAGTTTGGAATAAAAGAAAGAAAATATCCTTATAAAAATTTTCTAATCTATGATAGTTATTACATCTTCTAGCGGTTTTCTAGGAGGACTAATTATCTTTGAATCTTCAGGAACTCCAAGGGGTGTAATAGCAGCTAGATGATAATCTTCTTTTTTTAATCCTATAAAGTTCTCTATTTCTTTACCAGCATATATCGGTCCAGTCATCCAGCAAGTGCCATATCCCATATTAGCGGCAGCTAAAAGAAGATTTTCCATTGCAGCAGCTATATTTTGAATACCTGGTGATGGTTTTGAATAATATTCTAGTTCTTCATTAGATAATCCCTTAGATTTTAGAAGATCAATGCCAGTAATAGGATAAGGTCCAGCATAGACTAATATTACTATAGGAGCATTTTTAAATACAGTGTGATATTTAACATATTTTCTAAAGCTCTTACTTAGCTCTTCATCTGAAGTAGAACTAGCAAGTTCTTCATTTTTTTTCTCTACTATTTCGGCTAGTTGATTTATTTTTTCTTTATTTTTTATTACTACAAAGTGCCAGTTCTGAAGGTTTTTGCCTGAAGGAGCATATGTAGCTGCTTTTAAAATTTCTTTTAAGTCTTCAATAGGAACATCTCTGTCTTTGAACTTTCTTACACTATGTCTTTTATAGATGAAATCTAAATTACTCATATTATTCCTCCTTGACTATAAAAAATACATTTCAAATTAAAGTTTAACTTTAAAATATTTACTAATTTATCATATATAGTTAAATAGTATAAGATATTTAAAATATAGAAATATAATACTTAAAATAAAGTATTGTATATTTATTATTTGAAGTCTAAAAATATATATGATAACTTTGAGTAAAAAAATAGACATTTATATAAAAACTTTTATTTACATTAAATTATACTATAATATTTACATACTAAAAAAGAATATTATCTAGATC
Protein-coding regions in this window:
- a CDS encoding H-type small acid-soluble spore protein — its product is MFLYRADSILNGNQNIKVTYKNKEVWLESLDSRSGEAEVKMLDSNEVIKVPVSELKNHGPQIEGLK
- a CDS encoding nitroreductase family protein is translated as MSNLDFIYKRHSVRKFKDRDVPIEDLKEILKAATYAPSGKNLQNWHFVVIKNKEKINQLAEIVEKKNEELASSTSDEELSKSFRKYVKYHTVFKNAPIVILVYAGPYPITGIDLLKSKGLSNEELEYYSKPSPGIQNIAAAMENLLLAAANMGYGTCWMTGPIYAGKEIENFIGLKKEDYHLAAITPLGVPEDSKIISPPRKPLEDVITIID